From the genome of Spinacia oleracea cultivar Varoflay chromosome 2, BTI_SOV_V1, whole genome shotgun sequence, one region includes:
- the LOC130467417 gene encoding uncharacterized protein has protein sequence MNWVDYSPYVAASWAMKYICKVKKECSDRLHSISWLTATSYSIKVIYQNLCDQIPKVNCHYFVWNRYTLPKNRVTIWLALQDRLKTKERLHIYGVTIDETCALCGHDTESSAHLFFNCYFSKECSSMVSIPPGTFSSLFLSGSIDTAKTLLPEKLLMLLLLVLCTRFGKLGI, from the coding sequence ATGAATTGGGTGGATTACAGTCCATATGTGGCAGCCAGTTGGGCTATGAAGTATATTTGCAAAGTGAAAAAAGAATGTTCTGACAGATTACATTCCATTTCTTGGCTCACTGCTACTAGCTACTCTATCAAGGTAATTTATCAGAACCTGTGTGATCAGATCCCAAAAGTCAACTGTCACTATTTTGTGTGGAATAGGTATACTCTACCCAAGAATAGAGTCACTATATGGCTTGCTCTCCAGGATAGACTTAAGACCAAGGAAAGACTGCACATATATGGGGTTACTATAGATGAAACCTGTGCTTTGTGTGGACATGACACTGAATCTAGTGCTCATCTGTTcttcaattgttattttagcaAAGAATGCAGTTCCATGGTGTCAATACCTCCAGGAACATTCTCTTCACTCTTCTTAAGTGGATCCATAGATACTGCAAAAACTCTTTTACCAGAAAAGTTACTTATGCTGCTGTTGCTTGTACTGTGTACTAGATTTGGAAAGCTAGGAATCTAG